In one window of Streptomyces sp. NBC_00193 DNA:
- a CDS encoding VOC family protein yields the protein MKIHLTSVFVDDQAKALHFYTEILGFVKKYDVPLGGEHRWLTVVSPAEPGGTELLLEPAAHPAAKTYRDALVEDGIPLAQFAVDDVTAEYERLRGLGVRFTQEPLETGPVTTAVFDDTCGNLIQIATQPKSADL from the coding sequence ATGAAGATCCACCTGACCAGCGTCTTCGTCGACGACCAGGCAAAGGCCCTGCACTTCTACACCGAGATCCTCGGCTTCGTGAAGAAGTACGACGTCCCGCTGGGCGGGGAGCACCGGTGGCTGACCGTGGTCTCGCCCGCCGAGCCCGGCGGCACCGAACTCCTCCTGGAGCCCGCCGCCCACCCGGCCGCCAAGACCTACCGGGACGCCCTCGTCGAGGACGGCATCCCGCTCGCCCAGTTCGCCGTCGACGACGTCACGGCGGAGTACGAGCGCCTGCGCGGCCTCGGCGTCCGCTTCACGCAGGAACCGCTGGAGACGGGCCCCGTCACCACCGCCGTCTTCGACGACACCTGCGGCAACCTGATCCAGATCGCCACGCAGCCGAAGTCCGCCGACCTCTAG
- a CDS encoding helix-turn-helix transcriptional regulator, whose amino-acid sequence MADELFRALADPTRRTILDELAEKSGQTLFEICSRLTMKHRLGISRQGVSQHLAVLEAAGLVETRREGRYKFHDLNTAPLRQIAERWRMPDPPGPEESTP is encoded by the coding sequence GTGGCCGACGAACTCTTCAGAGCCTTGGCCGACCCGACCCGCCGCACCATCCTCGACGAGCTCGCGGAGAAGTCCGGGCAGACGCTGTTCGAGATCTGCTCGCGGCTGACGATGAAGCACCGGCTGGGCATCTCGCGCCAGGGCGTCTCCCAGCACCTCGCCGTGCTGGAGGCCGCCGGACTCGTCGAGACCAGGCGGGAGGGCCGGTACAAGTTCCACGACCTGAACACGGCCCCGCTGCGGCAGATCGCCGAGCGGTGGCGCATGCCCGACCCGCCCGGACCGGAAGAGAGCACCCCATGA